One Nicotiana tomentosiformis chromosome 4, ASM39032v3, whole genome shotgun sequence genomic window carries:
- the LOC104115683 gene encoding O-fucosyltransferase 31-like: protein MNYVRQSPTSRRMAWPLQMGGLLMLLLPNLFPSLFSPLGRSYPSLFSEWNAPKSMHVHLLNRALQQQTSNAQEADLWSPLPNQGWEACADNQDTQSLHRKSQVYIQVFLDGGLNQQRMGICDAVAVAKILNATLVIPYLEVNPVWQDPSSFADIFDVDHFINILSGDVSVVKELPSEYSWSTREYYATGIRATRIKTAPVHASATWYLENVLPVMQSYGIVAIAPFSHRLAFDNLPSDIQHLRCKVNFNALVFVPHVRTLGDTLVSRLRSPPSMNKASSATHFHDRENDRAGAGKYVVLHLRFDKDMAAHSACDFGGGKAEKLALAKYRQVLWQGRVLNSQFTDEELRGQGRCPLTPEEIGLLLTALGFNNSTRLYLASHKVYGGEARISALRQLFPFMEDKKSLASSHELSEVEGKASLLAALDYYVSMQSDIFISASPGNMHNALLGHRAYKNLKTIRPNMTLLGKLFLNKTMEWSEFQRAIQQGHKNRQGQMRLRKEKQSIYTYPAPDCMCKT, encoded by the exons ATGAATTACGTCCGGCAGAGTCCGACGAGTCGGAGAATGGCATGGCCGCTGCAAATGGGTGGACTTTTGATGCTTCTTTTACCAAATCTGTTTCCCAGTCTCTTCTCTCCTCTTGGCCGCTCTTACCCTTCCCTTTTTTCT GAATGGAATGCTCCAAAGTCTATGCACGTGCATTTACTAAACAGGGCTTTGCAACAACAGACA TCTAATGCGCAAGAAGCAGACCTCTGGTCGCCCTTGCCTAATCAGGGATGGGAAGCCTGCGCTGATAATCAAGACACTCAAT CATTGCATAGGAAGTCTCAAGTGTACATACAGGTGTTTTTGGATGGAGGATTGAACCAACAGAGAATGGGG ATCTGTGATGCAGTAGCTGTTGCTAAAATTTTAAATGCGACACTTGTAATTCCGTATCTTGAAGTAAATCCAGTTTGGCAGGACCCAAG TTCCTTTGcagatatttttgatgttgatcaCTTTATCAATATCTTGAGTGGTGACGTCTCTGTAGTTAAAGAGCTTCCCAGTGAGTACTCCTGGAGTACCAGAGAATACTATGCAACAGGCATACGAGCTACTAGAATTAAGACAGCGCCTGTACATGCTTCTGCTACATGGTACCTGGAGAATGTTCTGCCTGTAATGCAGAG CTATGGGATTGTAGCTATTGCTCCATTCTCTCACCGTTTGGCTTTTGACAACCTACCTTCAGACATCCAGCATCTGCGTTGTAAGGTCAACTTTAACGCGCTAGTTTTTGTTCCCCATGTCAGAACGTTAGGCGACACACTCGTCAGTCGTCTGCGCAGCCCTCCTAGTATGAATAAAGCATCAAGTGCTACACACTTCCACGATAGGGAAAATGACAGAGCAGGAGCTGGAAAGTATGTTGTATTGCATCTTCGCTTTGATAAA GATATGGCTGCTCACTCAGCTTGTGATTTTGGTGGCGGCAAAGCTGAGAAACTTGCTCTTGCAAAATATCGCCAAGTACTTTGGCAAGGGAGAGTTCTTAACTCCCAGTTCACAGATGAGGAGTTAAGAGGCCAAGGGCGTTGTCCATTAACTCCTGAAGAGATAGGACTCCTTTTGACAGCCTTGGGATTTAACAACAGCACACGGCTATATCTTGCTTCCCACAAG GTTTACGGTGGAGAAGCAAGGATATCGGCTCTTCGCCAGTTGTTCCCATTTATGGAGGACAAGAAAAGCCTTGCTTCTTCTCATGAATTATCCGAAGTGGAAGGAAAAGCTTCTTTATTAGCTGCTCTGGATTATTATGTGAGCATGCAGAGCGATATATTCATTTCTGCTTCTCCCGGCAACATGCACAATGCACTG TTGGGGCATCGAGCATACAAGAATCTTAAGACTATTAGACCAAACATGACATTGTTAGGCAAGCTCTTCCTGAACAAGACTATGGAGTGGTCTGAATTCCAGCGTGCAATACAGCAGGGTCACAAGAATAGACAAGGGCAAATGCGGCTACGCAAGGAAAAACAGTCAATATATACTTACCCTGCTCCTGATTGCATGTGTAAAACTTAA